TTTACCACCTACACACTTGCTCTCTAGGTGCTGTGTCATGTGAGCCTCCACGTTCCTACTTTACGGATGATAGAATGGAGGCTTCGAGAAGTCAGATAACCCGAGCATGTCCCATTTGGCACTACAGCCAGAACTCAGCCCGGGGCTTCTGATTCTAAGCGTGTTGTGCCGTATTAACTAAAGTTTAGTCAAGCACACATTCATTTAGGCAGCACCTGCTTAGTAgactgggggctggggagagggaacTGGAGGCATTGGTGAGAAGATTGCTGAAAGCGAGAGTCTATGGGTTgcaggtgggggaaggaagaagtGGAAGAGGCCCTTAGAAACTGCAGGGGCAGCTTCGCAACCCCTGTCCTTGCTGCAGACAGGACTCTAAGCCACCAGGCCAAGCATGACAGCCAGCTTTCCTGCAGCCCTGCTGTGTGGGCCATGCTGTTCTTGCAGAAATGGCCTCCCTCACGCCTGCAAACAACCTTGTGGAGCAGACTTGACTCGTTGCCTCTCAGAGCTGAGGGAAGTAGGACTCTGGGTCATTCTAAGTTCCCATGCTCCTCTATCTCACTTTTTCTTCTGGCACACGAGAACCCCTTTCacttgtattaaatatatattcatgccCTATCTCTCACACATGATTACAAGCCCCTTGACTGCAAAGATCATGCTTATTGAGCGCTCCATTGCTAGGACCCAGTGCATGGTGTGTGGCCCATGTAGACATTCAacttcagtgaatgaatgaatgaatgaatgagtaaaagaaATAGTCCCTGAACTGAAGACCCTTGCTGGTCTAGAACATTCCAAGGTCGTTGGGCATAAGGACCACCCACAAGATTCTGGGACCTGTGGATTTGGGGACAGAGCACAGATTTTGGGAAATTCACCCAGGGTGAAAATTCTAAAACTTAGATTGAATCCTGACATATGACAATATCGTTTGCCCACTTCTATCATTCTTCCAAACTGCATTAGACCAATAGAGACCAGTGACTAGGAGCAGAAACATaacatcactttttttaaaaaaggatttttatttatttgaaagattgagcagagtgagagagaaagagcatgagcagggataaggacagaggcagagggagaagcagactccccactgagcagggagccggaggacatagggctccatcccaggactctgggatcatgacttgatcatgacccgaaggcagatgcttaaacgactgagccacccagtggccccaCAACACCACTTTTCCTAGAATTATATCTGAGGAAATTTCCTTCTGTGGCCTCACTTAGAATTCATAGGTTAAAATATATCTCACATTTATATACATCACGTCCTgcatattaaattttgaaaataattggaGTGGGGcatataaaaattgcttttatcTTGGACCAAATTCACCAAGTATCAATTAAGCATCATTTATGTGACTATTAACATAACAGTCATACACTCAAATTTACAATTAAGTGAGTTCAAATAATGTATTGATTTTGAGTGCTAATGTTTAAAtttgttccctttttttaatCCCACCACCTTTCTGTTGGCACCAGAAGTCATGTGGATCCATTATCTAAAGCATCACACTGCTGTTCTCTGACAGTGAGGCAGAGTTTGGTGTTGACCCGTGAACTGGCCCTGAGCAAAAGTTAACCACATACCATGGTCAGAACTTTCCATGAAAAGGAGGTGGCTCTTCCAGGGTATAGCTCACTGATGGGAAAAAGTGCAGTATGGTGTGGGCTGCCGTGTGATGTGGCCAAAGGTCAAGCCCCCCTGGGGCTGGCACATTGCTGGCCAATTTGTTCTATCCTTTGGACTGTTGGCCTGACCACTTTCAGCCTGGCCTCTACTTAACCTGTAGAAATGGAGTAGGGAGATGCTGATTGTGTGCTTTATTCCATTAAATTCAGAATCGTCTCAAAGGTTTATGTGGTCTTAGCAACTGCTTTTCGTTTCACCTGTGATTTTATAAGGACTGATCATCAATACTGGCCATGAGTCATCAGATCAGGCAAAAGAAAGGGAGATATTTTGCAGAATCCTTTCATCTCCCCCCATCCCTTCCCTTACCCAATCCAGATCACTCCTCCTTGACTAAGAGCCAGCCCAGCATCGGAAACAGCCACTGAAGAAGCCATCAGAGGGCTTAAGCCCACATTCGTGCTCTACCACTTAATGGCTGTGTGTCCCCAGGAGATCTCAGAGCCCCTCTGAGCCTTAGgttcctcatctgggaaatgtTAACAAAGCCCGCCTCACCATGTAGCTGGGAAGACCACCTAGTCTAATGCATGAGAATTGCAGTGCTTTGTATGTGTTGAGCTCCCTGTATACTATTTCCTTTCcctgctttctcttctcccccTAGACGTTAGGTGCCCTCTAGAGTCTCAGGTCAGGTTCACTCTTTCCCTTGCAGATTCCTTACACAAAGGACTCAGTGAATTTACTCATCTGCCTGAAGCATGACAGTGGTTAGTGGCAGAACAAAGATGGAATCCTCCTGCAACAGGCAGGCAGGTGCAGCTCTCTGTCCATCTCGGCGCATTGCTGAGGGTTGAGTAGTTCACTGAGCTCCCTGGTTCAACTGGTTGGCTCCCTGAGGATTTCTGTTACCTCCCGAGTCCATGAACTCACACTCCTCTCTACTTTCTTGATGCCAGGTGTTGGCCCCCAGCCAGTTCCTCGTCACTGTCCCAGTGAAGGGCCTGGCTGGGTAcagggaggccagggagcagCGCTGGCGGTACTACACCCTGCAGGGCACCAGGCTTTCCTGCCCCTTGCAGGACCCGGAGGGCCTGCAGCAGTGGCTGGAGGTGGAGCAGTTTATGAAGAGCCTGTGGCAGTGGCACAAGGCAGATGTGAACATAGAGGGGGATATCGTGCCTGCCAAGGTCCTCCAGGTGTTCCGGAAGCTGGTAGAAAATGCAATTGGAACCTGTCATCTCTCAGGTGAGCTGATCAAGAAAAGTACAAGGACAATTTCTGGCATTCcccttttgctttaaaaaacctCTGCATAGGTGTCACCCCGAAGCTCATGCCCCTAAATTAAGATAATCCCCATGTGCTCCTTACATCTGTTCACTCCTCACAATATGAGTTAGctcttttttctgctttgacACTGAAGAATAGGATCCATATAACATCCACTTGGATTTCCGTGGATTATTGCCCCAGCAGAGAAATGATGGGCTTTCGGTTATGCACCAGTTCCCAgatgttaatttaaaaacttggctacatgttttaaaaagcaaattattcaCAAACTACATATCTTTGGTATTAGCACATTCCTACAACACCCTCCAACTGACTGCAGTACCCTGGTGTATTGAGATGCCGCATTTGGAAACCACTGATTTGTGCCAAAACACAAAATTGAGAAGCCATAAAGAACCTATAAGTTTGATAATCCCAAAATCTTAAACTGTATACCAACATGTGGCATATGTGCACAGGCgggcacacacacattttgttcacacagaataaaaatgtgtatttcatgCTGGGTAAAAAGTTgctaattttcttaattataaaagagTAGTTGTAAACCAGTAAGAGTAGGTGCCAGCCAATAGAAATAATGACCAGAAAAATGACtcacagaaaaagaatataaacacgTAGTAgtaaaaaagtggggaaaaaaattccatctaACATATATTTCAAGCAATGTGCATTAAAACAACTAATAGATTGACAGAGATGAAAAAATGTGATCATGCTCAGTGTAGGGGTGAGTGTGGTACAAAAGGCCTTTTCAAGCATTGTTTTTGGAAGTATAAATTGGTGCCTACTTTTTAAAGGGCAgtcagtttgtttttatttttataaagtgctTCAGTTGACAATTCACCAATTCCAGGTCTAGAAATATATTCCTACAGATTAGAAAGAAATATGCATAATGGTGTCCACTGCCATAGGGGCTGTGTGAAAGAAAGTAAGTAGACATAATATCAAAAACAAAGGGAAGTTGACAAAATAAATTGTACTACCTCTACCTCTACACAGAGTTGTAAAAAAATCCCTGCGCTGGATAATGAAGGGAAAAACCAGAGCACCGACCAAGAGGCAATCCCACGTGTGTAGAAAGAAAAGGATTTGAAAATGTACTTTTACTTGTCTGGACTGAGCTGTTCTGAAAGGTCCCATAATGGAATTAGCCCATGTTTAATGCGTTTTTTACCACATTAAGGATGCTTTCGTGGAAAATGTCATGCGCATAGCAACCCTGGAGAGTCAGAGTTATTTTTCTACCTGTTTTACggatgagaacactgaggttGAGAGAGAGGAGCTATCATGCATGACCGAGGTTGAGGTCATGCATCGAGTGAGCTGAGCCAGGGCAGAAGCAGGGTGTGGGGGGCAGGCTGGTTCCAGCATGTGCTGACCTCTTCACTTCGAAACACTGGTAATAGTGAAAGTGCAAATGAGGGCTTGCAAACGGGCCAGGTTGATGAGATGCTTTCAGTAAACAATGCCAGGGTGCCAGACGTCGTCATGTTCCTGTCTGGGCAGCTCTGATGAGCTGCAGACAGTAAGCTCTTCATCGCACCCCAGCCAAGGAGAggaatgttttccttttgaaTAGCTTAACGTGATTAATGAGCaagcttccattttcttctctgagcaaacaagagaaaaagaacagatcCTGATTCAAGACAGCTCATCCTTTTTATCTGTAAtgaaggcaaacaaacaaaactactgCGTATCTTTTGAAAGAAGGGGGAACAGATTAGCAACGAATTCTAGTACAGGAACTGGAAGATGCTCCCAGATGCATttatcttctctccctctctttgccaGGTTGGAAGAGGCAGCGGGGCTTCTTTCCACTCATTCGAGCCTTTCAGCCAGTGGCTATGACACACTTTGAAGAATTCTATAATTGCAAGGGCTTGGGATGACAAATACACCTGAGGCTAGGCTAGCTTAATGGATAGTGGAAACAATGCCATCAGAGAGCCTGGGCGGCAGGGGAGGGACGGGTTAAGCCGAGCTCCACTAGAGGCCGGTGAATGAAGTCAGGGGACGGAGGCTGACAAGGTCAGGACATCTGAGCAGAATGGAGGGGGCACAGAAGAATGGCTGGATTTCATTTTTACTAGCAAATACTCcatcttttctttgtcttctctgcctcttccattGAGCCTTCTGAAAAGAAtctattactttaaaagaaaaggtgCCATAAAAGCatcgggggtgggggagaaagggaaaagcaacCGGCACCAACAATGAGGTTTTCTAGCAACATTTCTACCAATATTTACTCAGCTAATTGTCTAGTTTTGCCATAAACCCCCCACCTTTGGGGTGTTTCCGGCCTGTGAAAGTTGCCCCATCACCTGCAAGGAGCTGCTCACACCTGTGGCTCCCGGATTCCTCCTTAGGACCGTCCTTAGGACGTGGGCGCTGAGCCAGGCTTCCTCTTCTCATCACCTCTTTGTCGCTTCCCACCAGGTAAGGTCAGCATGCTCCCACACCACGCTGCAGCTGCAGTTTGGGTTGCCGTGGAAACGCCCACGTGTCAGGTGGAACTAGAGCTGGTCCCCGCAGTGGAGATCCCCACGGCCTGGTCTGAGAAAGCTCGGTGGCCTCCCTGTCTGAAGCGCTGGCCTTCCCGACAGAGAGTGGAGTGCATCAAGGTATCAGTGGGCCAGGGCCCAGCTCACAGCGTCACTGTCAACCAGCTTTGGAAGGAAAAATGAGGTTTCACCAGATCAGTGGTTCTCCAGGTGTGGTCCTCAGAATCTGCAGTGACCCCTGAGAGCCTGTCAGAGATGCAGAGTCCCAGGCCCTGCTCTGGATCCCCCGAGGGAGAGCTGGTGGGcagggcccagcaatctgttttaacaagctctccaggctCAACTTGGAGAACCAGTGCCCGAGAGAAAGTGGGCACAGTCTTTCCAgttcactgtgtgccaggaaagGGGTTTGCCCCGAGCCTCCTTCCACATCCCCACGCGGGAGGTACTGCCTGCCTGGTAGCAGGCTCCCCTCCTGCCGCAGAGCAGCGCATGGCTTCTGAGACGGCTCTACTCTGGCAAGCGTCATCCTTCTCAATGTTCCCCATGTTCTTCTCTTCCCCCAGTCGTTTGGGTTTGCCCTGTTGGCCTGTTCCAATTATCACTGGCAGCTGAGCTTCCTGCAGGCCGAGCAGGTGCTGCTGGAGCAGCTGGACGAGGACGGGGGTTGCCGCAGGAAGTGTCTTCAGGCTCTGAGGCAGGTGAAGGAGGATGTCTGGTGTCCGGGAAAGAGGCCTGTCATCACGTCCCACCATCTGCAGGTGAGCGGATGCGCCCTGGGTATGGGTAAGTGGTCTCTGCGTGCTCTGCAGGGCCTGGTCAGAGCCACTCACAaacgggtgtgtgtgtgtgtgtgtgtgtgtgtgtccatgcaaCAGATTCTAGAGGGGGCCCTAGTGTCCATATTGGCTCTCCCATGAGTCCCCACTAACTGCTGAGATCTAGAACCCCAGGCCATAGGTGTGCCCACGACAGCCCTGCCCAGGCTGAATGGCgtcctcctcttccctgtcctgctcgccctctttcccttttgtcgtttcctctttttcttctctctccgtccctcccctcctcttctttccctcaACAAACCAACACGAATGCCCGAATGCCCGCTACGTGCCAGAAACCCTGCTGAGGTTCAGCCCTGGTTATAACGCTGAgaagcctggggcctggggaaaTCTTGCAAATGGCTTGAGCCTCAGGTGAATTCATGTTCCCCCCGGTGTTAGGGCTCCCTGGGTCCCCACTCTAGCTGGGTGCGGCCACTGCTGCTcagtgggggggcagggaggcctaCCCGGAAGTGGTGATCGTCCCATGAGCACAGCTGCAGACCTGAACTTCCGGGTCCCAAATCCTCAGGCAAAGATTTCCCCTCCCTTGGCAGCACCTGCTCCTCTTGCCCGAAACCCAAGAGTGTACATTCATGCCTGCCTTTACCACTCAGCTGGGGCCTGACACTGGCCCCAGCTCGCGCTGTATGTCCTGCCCCTGGAGGTACAGGTAGGCGAACGCAGGAGCGGTTCCTGATCCCTTGGAGCTTATGGTTTCACAGAGGAGACGGACAGTCAGATGGTCCCCCTGGTGCATATGGAATCACACGGTGTGGGGAGCCCCATGGAGGACAGGAGCGTCGTTCTGTGAGGACCCAGAGCAGCAGAATGTGACCTGGGCTGGGACATCTGGGGAGTCCCCCTGGGGAGGTGGCCTTCCATCACACCCTCAACTCCTCTTCTGCACATAGTGACCTGGACATTCCTGAAACATGCCGTGTGACACACACATGGAGGTTGCGAGGTGGCAGACATAGAGACAGCACAGGCCAAGCCTAGCTAGTGTCTGCCCGAGAGCTTCGCTCCTTCTCCCTGACCTTCTACACAGGTGAGCACAGGGCACCTGTCTGTGCGGTGCCTCCTTTGCAGGCTCCTGCTTGTACCCCTCTCATTCAGGGGACCATCATCTGCTGGCCCCGTATTACTCTTCCAGTTCCAATGTAAGCTATTTAGGGGCAACCACTACTGAACCCTTAGTATCTCTCCCAGTGCCGTGTATATAgtagttactcaataaatatttgttgagcgaACGCTTTCCCGTCATATTCAACTTTGTTCCCCCCGGAGGCAGGaggctttgctttgctttcttctctttcctcgtAGCCTGCCCTCCTTGACCTGCCCGAGAATCTGTGAATGTCAATCTGCCTGTACTGGGGCCTTTCTCTAGAGTTTCAATATTCCCGACATGTGCTCACGCACGTTCCCCTAAAAACACCCACCTGTTCTGGACTGAGGGCATGTACTTCCTGAGACTCTAATTCATTCTGAGGGTTTGGCTTTTTGCTTGCGTGACTTTCTACAGGCTACACTAGGAAAAGTCAGAGTTGAGAAGCAAGTTCCATTCTACCTTGTATTGAACTTAATGATCGTAACCATTGACTTCATTGTCTTGCAATTAAGATGGATGGAAACATATTAAGTGATGTGAATATTTTAGACAAGATTGAATAGGGCCACCACAGGCCTCCCAGCCCTTGACTGCTGTCAAAACTGCGTTACACCCAAGGGTTTACTTTTATTCCGGTAACTTCTCAATCACTGGAGGGCTTTAGGGCAACTCCTTAAATGTACTCTGTTTCTGTTCTCCCTAACTCACCAACAAGGCATAGAATTGTGCATTCTCAAGAGTGGGTATTGTAAAAGGGGGGTTATGTGTTAGGACAGGACAGAGAGAAGTGGTACTAGCTGCCTGTTTTAGCCTTCCATCCTTGGTCCAAGGGCAGGATGCCCTCACATTTAGACACTGGGACGGACATGGCTGGTGACAATGTGGCATTAGATACCCTCCCGGATGATGTCTGGAGTGTAAGGGATCCTTGCCAAGCCTTCAGTCAGGGGAAAGTGGAAGAGATTGGGTTGCAAAACGGCATCAGGAAGGAGGTACCAGTCATCATCAGTCTGACACAGTCTGATGAGGTTCTCACGTCCTCCCCAAGTGCTCTCCCCCAAAGCAACTTCATGCGAACAAGAGTTCATCCttcattggtttatttattcttaaaactcACTCAAAGGCACAGGGGCTTGATTGTAAGAGGCTTAACCGCTTTGGTATGCTTAGGGAGATAAAACAGGAgaaattaaaacacttttttgTGTCTAGGTTCTCCTGATAGCGTGATATTATCTCCATCTCATTTACTTGGCACGATGTGATCTAAAAACATACTCCAGAtcttgctgtgaacctaaaactgttattttcttcttcttcttcttcttcttttttttttttttaagattttatttatttattcatgagagacacacaaagagagagagagagaggcagagacacaggcagagacacaggcagagacacaggcagagggagaagcaggctccatgcagggagcccgatgtgggactcgatcccgggtctccaggatcaggccctgggctgaaggcggtgctaaaccactgagccacccgggctgccctgttattttcttcttctataagAAGACTATATtctaaaaatgctcaacatctaAATCATAACATTAATTCTTTTACTtagtcaataaacatttttgactACCTCTTGTGGACCAGCTCCTCAGCTGGGTGCTTAGTGACATGATAGTTATTAAAATAGGTATCGGCCTCTTCTTTCATGGAGTTTACAGCCCAGCGGGGGATTGCACAAATAAATACAGAGGTGACAACTCCTGTGATCACTGGTGTTCTGAGAAGTATATTGTGAAGAAAGTGTGTAATGGTATCATAGGGAAATTTGATCTGATGGATGAGTGTGTCCTGGACAAATTGGGGAAGGAAGTATGTTCCATGCACCAGAAGTCACCCTGTGGTAGAAGAGAGCATGATCCGGGGCCAGCGGGGCTGGAAGGAGAGAGCCAGGGAGGAATGAGGACAAGTCAAGGCTGGAGAGGAACGCAGGGACCAAACCTTATAAACCACACTGTGCAAAGGATTGTGGGTTTTGGTTAACCAGCCAGAAGAAGGCTTTAAGGTATTACAGACAAGAAGAaagatttatatttcaaaaagatcACATTGGCTGAGGCGTAGGTGGTGACAAGATGGTGACAAGAATGGGGGCGGAAGTCCAGGTGAGGTGGAAGAAGATAGTGGAGATGAACATATGTGTGTCAATTTGAGAACCACTTTGGGGGACTGGCGGGGCTTGATGACGCTGGTGAGGGAGGGGTGACTCCCAGCTCGTGACTTGCATGACTGACTGACCAAGCAGCTGGAGACACTACAGGtttgtggggtgaggggcaggccGTGAGTTCAGTTGGGACACGTTGGTGGAGATAACTTTCAGATTTCCAAGAGATAGCAGGTGAGGAGGTCAGAGGAGAAGTCTGtcttggagaaagaaaattgCGAGGgacttctgtgtgtgtggtggggattCATGCCACTGAGGAAGGAAATAAGTgagcacaaaagaaaaagagcGAGTGGAGCTGAGCCTCCAAAACCCTAGGATTGAGGCAGGTCAAGGGGATACCATACCAAGGAGTGGCTGCAGTGCCTGGAGAAATCCAGAGAGCACAGTGGCTTGGAAGCCAGTGAAGAAGCGCTCAAGAGGGAGGCTGTGAGTGGGAGAATTCGATGCTGCTGGAAAGTCAGGTgagcccagggccaggtgaggcctgTTGGATTTAACCATGTGGAGATTGTTGGACCTTACAGACAGCGGCTTCTGAGGCCTGAAGGCAAAAGAATCCACGTTGCAGTGGACTGAGGTCAGAATCAGGGGAGAGGAAATGACGACAGATAATTTGAGAAGCCTGCACTTGCAGAGAAGTTAGGAGGGAGATGGGTCCTGCGTCAGGGGGTAGGGCAGGAGAGCTTAGAACAAGTTCAAGAGCCTGCAAGAAAGAAGGGAGTCAGTCACAGACAGCTCTTGGAAGGagggacccccaccccacccccgccgcaTGGGCTTCCCCCAGCCAGGTGATGTGGTCaagcagagaagagaagatgCCCGTGTAGGCAAAACTGTCTAGAACTGTCTGGTTTGCTGTCATGAGGGTTTCAATTTTCCCTGTAAAGGAGGAGCCGAGGGAtctgcccagggtggggggggtcACAGATTCAAGGAGAGTGGTGGTCCCCAGACATGTCAGTGGCCAGAGAGACAATGAGCAAAGGAGCGCAGGAGACCAGTGGGACAAGGCCGAGAATCACGGCGGAACCTCCCTGCCCTGGGtgactccctccctccttccaagGCCCTGTGAGCTCGGTGATGTGTCTGAAGATCCTCTCCTGTGGTGCCCGGTGCAATGTCTGATGCCACCTCTTCCTTCCACAGACGGTGCTTTTTTGGACTTGCGAGAAATATCCCCACTTGAAGGACTGGCAGGTCTTCGGCAAAGCCTTCCTGCGCCTGGTGAGGAAGCTGCACAAGTGCGTGAGCCAGCACTTCCTGAAGCACTACTTCGTGCGAAAGAGCAATCTTTTCCGGTCTGCCAACTGGGGCGAGCTGGATGCCGTGGCCCAGCAGCTGGCCCTCTTCCTGAAGAACCCCCAGATCAGCCTGCCCTGCGGCCTGGGAGGCTCTTGGACCCTTGCTCCCGGCTCGACCTCATCCTTCCCTGTAGGATCCTGCCCGGGAGAGAAGCAGCATATGGCCCAGGGCACCCTGAGCAGCAGCACTTAAGAGAGGAACACTGTCCCTCAAGATTTCTGGGCCAGGCCTCTCTGGAGCCAAGCAGGTATCTCAGCCCTCACGAGCTACCTCCCTCGGGGACAGCTGTCATCAGGCTTCCCCAAGCCACCAATTTTGAGTTGATGACAGCACTGAACGTattacctcccacccccaccccagctcaggccctgatcgtCTGCCGCAGAGGGTGGAGATGGCCCGGAGGCCCGGAGCAGCGGTTCTCCAGCCCTCTGGCCACAGGCTTACCAGTGTTCCGTTTGTAAAATGCAACCGTGAGCATGCCTTTCCCGGAGCAGGGCTGGGAGCCTGTTATTCTTGGTTGGTAGCTGGTGTTTGCCTCCTGGAGCGGCCAACACCacataattaattaaatgatgGCATCTGATGGGTTGCGTCGGTATGCCTGGGTTGACCCTGCGGCCCTCCAGCCCTCCCGGACTGTGGCTCGGGGCTTCTGCTTCTGTCTGCTTCCCTGGTGTTCTCGAAGTAGGGAGAGGGTGGTTTCGATGACCAGTGTGGGTCAAAGATGAAAGGGCATCTCCGTTTGCCAGTGACTCCCCTTTCCTTGTGCTCCGGGGCCAGGTATTCTTGGAATGGACTCCG
This genomic stretch from Canis lupus dingo isolate Sandy chromosome 17, ASM325472v2, whole genome shotgun sequence harbors:
- the MAB21L3 gene encoding protein mab-21-like 3 isoform X1, producing the protein MKSPTAGDLEECLLNKVGLRRQRISQIVEEVQRVVHHLTTEISHQDIRFQAVPYSDTYNGNIKVLAPSQFLVTVPVKGLAGYREAREQRWRYYTLQGTRLSCPLQDPEGLQQWLEVEQFMKSLWQWHKADVNIEGDIVPAKVLQVFRKLVENAIGTCHLSGKVSMLPHHAAAAVWVAVETPTCQVELELVPAVEIPTAWSEKARWPPCLKRWPSRQRVECIKSFGFALLACSNYHWQLSFLQAEQVLLEQLDEDGGCRRKCLQALRQVKEDVWCPGKRPVITSHHLQTVLFWTCEKYPHLKDWQVFGKAFLRLVRKLHKCVSQHFLKHYFVRKSNLFRSANWGELDAVAQQLALFLKNPQISLPCGLGGSWTLAPGSTSSFPVGSCPGEKQHMAQGTLSSST
- the MAB21L3 gene encoding protein mab-21-like 3 isoform X2; translation: MKSPTAGDLEECLLNKVLAPSQFLVTVPVKGLAGYREAREQRWRYYTLQGTRLSCPLQDPEGLQQWLEVEQFMKSLWQWHKADVNIEGDIVPAKVLQVFRKLVENAIGTCHLSGKVSMLPHHAAAAVWVAVETPTCQVELELVPAVEIPTAWSEKARWPPCLKRWPSRQRVECIKSFGFALLACSNYHWQLSFLQAEQVLLEQLDEDGGCRRKCLQALRQVKEDVWCPGKRPVITSHHLQTVLFWTCEKYPHLKDWQVFGKAFLRLVRKLHKCVSQHFLKHYFVRKSNLFRSANWGELDAVAQQLALFLKNPQISLPCGLGGSWTLAPGSTSSFPVGSCPGEKQHMAQGTLSSST